In Pan paniscus chromosome 13, NHGRI_mPanPan1-v2.0_pri, whole genome shotgun sequence, one DNA window encodes the following:
- the LOC103782656 gene encoding G-protein coupled receptor 39, protein MASPSLPGSDCSQIIDHSHVPEFEVATWIKITLILVYLIIFVMGLLGNSVTIRVTQVLQKKGYLQKEVTDHMVSLACSDILVFLIGMPMEFYSIIWNPLTTSSYTLSCKLHTFLFEACSYATLLHVLTLSFERYIAICHPFRYKAVSGPCQVKLLIGFVWVTSALVALPLLFAMGTEYPLVNVPSHRGLTCNRSSTRHHEQPETSNMSICTNLSSRWTVFQSSIFGAFVVYLVVLLSVAFMCWNMMQVLMKSQKGSLAGGTRPPQLRKSESEESRTARRQTIIFLSES, encoded by the coding sequence ATGGCTTCACCCAGCCTCCCGGGCAGTGACTGCTCCCAAATCATTGATCACAGTCATGTCCCCGAGTTTGAGGTGGCCACCTGGATCAAAATCACCCTTATTCTGGTGTACCTGATCATCTTCGTGATGGGCCTTCTGGGGAACAGCGTCACCATTCGGGTCACCCAGGTGCTGCAGAAGAAAGGATACTTGCAGAAGGAGGTGACAGACCACATGGTGAGTTTGGCTTGCTCGGACATCTTGGTGTTCCTCATCGGCATGCCCATGGAGTTCTACAGCATCATCTGGAACCCCCTGACCACGTCCAGCTACACCCTGTCCTGCAAGCTGCACACTTTCCTCTTCGAGGCCTGCAGCTACGCTACGCTGCTGCACGTGCTGACGCTCAGCTTTGAGCGCTACAtcgccatctgtcaccccttcaGGTACAAGGCTGTGTCGGGACCTTGCCAGGTGAAGCTGCTGATTGGCTTCGTCTGGGTCACCTCTGCCCTGGTGGCACTGCCCTTGCTGTTTGCCATGGGTACTGAGTACCCCCTGGTGAACGTGCCCAGCCACCGGGGTCTCACTTGCAACCGCTccagcacccgccaccacgagCAGCCCGAGACCTCCAATATGTCCATCTGTACCAACCTCTCCAGCCGCTGGACCGTGTTCCAGTCCAGCATCTTCGGCGCCTTCGTGGTCTACCTCGTGGTCCTGCTCTCCGTAGCCTTCATGTGCTGGAACATGATGCAGGTGCTCATGAAAAGCCAGAAGGGCTCGCTGGCCGGGGGCACGCGGCCTCCGCAGCTGAGGAAGTCCGAGAGCGAAGAGAGCAGGACCGCCAGGAGGCAGACCATCATCTTCCTGAGTGAGTCCTAA